Proteins encoded in a region of the Pelmatolapia mariae isolate MD_Pm_ZW linkage group LG16_19, Pm_UMD_F_2, whole genome shotgun sequence genome:
- the LOC134645706 gene encoding trace amine-associated receptor 13c-like has translation MDTQDGAELCFPQLFNISCKKPTTPLSQVLLLYIVVSSMSLLTVTLNLLVIIAVSHFRQLHTPTNILLLSLAVTDFLVGLLFMPGEILRNTACWFLGQLTCSLYNYVSYIIAAASVGNMVLISVDRYVAICDPLHYPTRITDKRVKLCVCLCWLCSVFYSYVILIDDLSQPGKHNSCYGKCIIFIEFIAGFVDLVLAFIIPLTVIIILYMRVFVVAVSQARAMRSHVTAVTLQLSVTLTAKKSELKAARTLGVLVLVFLICFCPYYIISLFGNELLNSSSASIVIYLYYFNSCLNPLIYAMFYPWFRKAVKLIVTLQILQPGSCEVSIL, from the exons ATGGATACGCAGGATGGAGCAGAGCTCTGCTTTCCACAACTCTTCAACATCTCCTGCAAGAAACCCACAACTCCTCTGTCTCAAGTTTTGCTCCTTTATATTGTTGTGTCCTCAATGTCTCTGCTAACTGTGACTCTCAACCTGCTCGTCATCATTGCAGTCTCCCACTTCAG GCAGCTCCACACACCCACTAACATCCTGCTCCTTTCTCTGGCTGTCACTGACTTTCTCGTTGGTCTTCTGTTTATGCCTGGAGAAATCCTACGAAATACAGCTTGTTGGTTTCTTGGTCAGCTCACATGTTCTCTGTATAATTATGTATCCTACATCATTGCCGCTGCCTCAGTGGGTAACATGGTGCTGATATCAGTCGACCGTTATGTGGCTATTTGTGACCCTTTGCATTACCCCACCAGAATCACTGACAAAAGAGTGaaactctgtgtctgtttgtgttggcTCTGCTCAGTTTTCTACAGCTATGTGATTTTAATAGATGATCTAAGTCAACCAGGCAAGCATAATTCTTGCTATGGAAAATGTATAATTTTCATTGAATTCATTGCAGGATTTGTTGACCTCGTTTTAGCCTTTATTATTCCACTTACTGTCATCATAATTCTGTATATGAGAGTATTTGTGGTGGCTGTGTCTCAGGCACGTGCCATGCGCTCTCATGTTACAGCTGTCACACTGCAGCTCTCAGTGACTCTAACAGCAAAGAAATCAGAGCTAAAAGCAGCCAGGACTCTGGGTGTTCTTGTTCTTGTGTTTCTAATATGTTTCTGCCCATATTACATTATTTCGCTTTTTGGAAACGAGTTGCTCAATAGCTCATCTGCATCGATTGTGATCTATCTGTATTATTTTAACTCCTGTCTAAATCCTTTGATTTATGCTATGTTCTACCCCTGGTTTAGAAAAGCTGTGAAACTAATTGTGACTCTACAGATACTGCAGCCTGGCTCCTGTGAGGTCAGCATACTGTAG